In Eremothecium gossypii ATCC 10895 chromosome V, complete sequence, the genomic stretch CCTCGATGTCTGGTGATTGCGGGAAAATGGACTGGAACAGGCGGCCCACGGTCTTACCCAGGCGTGTGGAGAAGTTGTTCAGTATGAGCTCTGGGATGTGGCTGGTGGGGCGGCCGTGGCCGTGGATTTTCTCGACCTCGACATAGGAGCTGAGCTTGAAGTAGAAGGAGGGCCCCGCGGGCAGGTGGATGAACGTCAGGCCGGTGACTTCCTTCTTATCCTCGTTGATGACGACGAGGTCTGTGTAGTTGCGGTTGTTGCAGAATTCGGCGATCTCCTTCAGCTTGTAGCCGAACTTGCGCTTGACGAAGGTCACGTTCGGCAGCACCTCAATGAGCACGTTGGCGAACTCGTAGGCCTTCTTGCGCGCGTTGACGTTGGTTGTGAGCAGAATCTTCGGTGGCTCGCCCGAGTTGAAGAACGCCTGCAGCTCGTCCTGCTCGCCCTCGACGTCCTGGCCGATGGACTCATCGAACACACGCATGCTGTCTATCGTTTTGGGGACGTTTTTCTCGAGCCGCTCCTCCTTGAGGGCGGGGTTCTCGCGCTCCTCCTTCGCGCGCAGACGGCGCATCTTGTGGCGCTCCTTATTCTGCTTGTCCTTGAGCTCCGCAAAGAGCTGCTTGCGCTTCATCTTGTTTTTGATACGGATATCCTCGGCTGCCATCGTGCTGGTATTGCTGGGGGTGTTTGAGGCCTGTGATGGGTTGGCAGTCTCACCGACTTGTATGTTGCAATGAGCTCATCGCGATGAAGATTTTCACGGTttgaaaaagaaacgacAGAGTCAGTGTTCTTCGCACCGCGATGCCGGCTTCAGCCAAGATCAGCTACAAAGCTACGGGTCCCTGTCTGGCACAACCGCGGGGTATTTATCTACTAGTGCTGCTGCGACAGCGCAGGCAATTTCCGCGAGGCCGTCATAGCGGGAACACCGAGTCTTCTCTACAGGCAACGTTGGGTGATACATATCGGAAGAGGGTGAAGACATAAATAGCATGCCGCTCTACGCATACCAGGGCAGCGTATTGTTTCATTCTTGTGCACCTTTCTCTTCAAGCTGCCAACGTGGCTCAGTTCAGCTTTTCCTGCACGGTTTTCTTGTGTGTCAGAGTTGAAAAGGTAAAAATGGGGACGACACAATAAGGCCAGCCAAGCCAGCTGTGCAACGTGCCAACAACGTTTCGGAAGAATAAGGGTCGCGGAAGGCATTCACCTGCTGCACGGTAGTAAACAGTGCACCTACATGTAGCTTGGCATGAGATGGAGCTTCGGCTATTTCTTATAGCTGGACACGTCAAGAAAGGTGGCGCCAGGCTTCATTGTAATTCGGCGCCAGGTTACGTAGTTCACAAAAGGATAAATAGGCCTTATGACGCAGTCGACGTCAGAGTGTCGGCTGGAGATTAGTAGTTCTAACGAGGTACGGCGCTCCTACAAAGCGCCTGAGGCCACAACGGTATTGCAGCATTGTTGATGTACGCGGCGCTATCTCGGTACAAAACTTATGTTGGAAAGTTTTCTCAAAGAAAAGTAATAGTTAGTAGTACTATACCAACAGCAGGAGAGCAGAAGCACATAGAGGCAGCTCAACAGTGGTTGTTAAACAGCAAGTTTACTAATATAACACAAGCGCGGCGGCCTTTAGCGACAACGGCTTCACATCGCGCATACAACGAGCTATAGGAGCAGCATAGTGGTGTTGTTTTTTGTACAGCATAGTTGTAATACCAGAAATATAAGGAGAAAGCATAGCTGCTGCAGTTCTGGACACCTTAAATGATGGACCATAATTCGGATATCGATAGGACCCGCCGAGAGGTACTTCAAGAGTTAATTCACACCGAAGGTGACTATGTCTCAATGTTTGGGTTATTCCGTGAGAGCTATCTCAAAGTTTTGGCACGGGAAGAGGAGCATGTTGTATTTAGAAGCATGGAAGGGGTAGTGAAGGAGTTGGTTAGGTGGCACCGGCGCATGGAATTTGACCTACAGCGTATTATGAGGGAACACGACCCAAACAGTGTTGAGACGGCGCTTCGGGTCAGCAAACTTGTCGTCGCATATATGGCTAGATTAGAGGCGCTTTACCGCAGCTATATTTACCATTTCCGCGCTTCCACCCGTCTATTTGCGGAAGAAGCATATTATGGCAAAGTCATGAGTGAGTTGATGGGCCGTCTCGACCACGGGGTACGGACATACCAGCGCACGCAATTTAGTGGTTTAGAAAAACGGCATCTTTGGCAGAAAGACACTTCATATGACTGTCTCAGCCACCTACCGATTAGCCGTTTGACCAACTATAAGCTATTTTTAGAGGTCATTGGCAAAAATGTAACGTCGCCTGTAGACAAACGCAGGATTGCAGGGTACACGCGCAAGGCTTCCGAAATTATACACCAAATCAATAGCGACAACAGCACTATGGACCCGGTCAATGCCGTTATCCAGAGACGGCTTCGGTTTCCGACCGTTGAGTATGCTCCAGTGAGCGCTTTTGGACAATGTCTATTGGCTGGCTGTCTTAATGCAATGTGGGTTCGCCGGCGGTCTTCATATGGCTTTGCCGTCACTGCAGAACCTCTAGGCGCTTTTCTCTTCAAGTCTTACTTAATACTTGCAGATATATGCCATGATTGGTGGACAGTCAAACATTGCGTTCCTATGGTGCGCTGCAACATACACGACCTTACGGACGTCATAAGCGTCAGTGACCGAGACTCTCCCAAACTCAGGGAGGCCATCTCCGAAGCAACCAGTGGAAGCAACACAGCGCCAGTGGAGGGCACCATCATTGATACAGGAAATAACCCTCCAATGGCATTGAAACTTGAATTCTATTTCTACGGACAGTGTTTTGAGCTAACTTTCGCTTTCAGGCATGCGCAGGAATACCAAGTTTGGAAGCAATATTTAGAAACAGTCAAGGAGCTAAATGGGCCATCTGTTTCCGATTTCGAACAGCTTACCGATATTGGGGAGTCAACAATGGTCCCCAGAGATATGGTTCCACGGACCACGGTTGCTAGTCGTTGTCCAAAGGTTAACGAGTTGCATAATCTAACAAATGCACAGCGTGATATGCTAAAGCATTCCCCCTCCGATTACTATGGGGAAAATTCCATTCAAATCAATGTCAGCTTCTCGGGCTCCCAGAGAACCCAGCAAAAGTATCAGACGCTATCACGCAACAAATCAGATTCGAATTCATATTCTGCAAAGTTTGATAGCGGAAGAAGGTTGCATATTGAAGCATTGATGTTTGACGTCTGGTCGGATGCATTGGTTCGCACTCCATCTTTGGAATATATTATGACTTCGTATAGTGACACCATTACGAGCGTTGCAACCACCAGACCGCCGTCTTCAACCCGATCATCATGGGGAATGTTCTCCATACGTTCTGATAACACAAGGGCTACTTCCATCCTAGAGCCGACAAATAACCAAGACTTGTCGTCGCAGCAAAACAACCACAATCACACCCAGACTTGTAATAACTGTAGTAATACTACTAACACCACTAATGGTAATAATAATAAGTCCGGAACAATTGGCCGACTGGGGACAATAAACAAACTTAGGAACTATCTTACTGTAAAAACCTATAACAAACAGTTCAGCGAAAATCAGGTAGCTTAATGAATCTCAATCCGTTTATATCATCAAACGTATATAAGATTGGTTGCGAATTTCAAAACTCCCTCATTAATTTATTACCGTACCAACATATGTGGCAATTCACTTGAGAAATATAGATCAAGCTTAAACAGTCATGTAAACATAGATAACTATATAAAATGCGACGAATTATACGCCTCGATATTTTAAGTCCATCTACAATTCGCAGCAAAATCAATGACCCTTCAATGCGGCTTCAGTACATTCTTCTTGAAACCCAGGGACAAGAATATAGTCTATACCATGTTGTTCCAATAGCGCACGACTTGTATTGTTCTTCACGAAGTTGTCTGGCTCAAGTACGCCAACAAAAACAGCAGTAATATTACCCTGCTGGCAGATTATACGCTCAACACACGGTTTATTACCACTGAGACGGAGAGAACAAGGCTCCATAGTCGTGTATATTACTGTACCAATAGGAACCTTGTCGGTTTTATGTTGTTCAAAATATTTTTGAAGTGCACATTGTTCAGCGTGCGTGTTGCCTTCCAGCTCCCGTGAGTAACCAGTGGCCAAAATCTCGGTCCCATTAACTAACACGGCACCAACGCTAAATGATGTCTTCGCGGGTGGGCATTTCTTAGCCTGTTCGATGGCAAGCCGCATGAAGTCGCCGTGCTGCTCAAGAGCCCACTCAGGAAACGCAGTAGAGTAACTCCACTTTTTAGCACCGTTCTCATCCAGTTCAGTGGATTCATACCGATATGCATGCAACCATAAGTCAAGATCATTCGGGCCCGGGTCAGTGTACAGTTCGGTGCCACATTCATCGCATTGTTCCCCTTTCAAAACTTCACCTTGGGAATCAGAATGGTACCAACTTTCCGCAGATTTAGTCTTACCAATTTCGTTTAGTTTTTGGATGACCTCCTTGTAGTCTGCTTTGCATTCCTTGCCCAGACTTGGGCCCCATATGTGCGGATTGGAATAAATCGGATCGTTGGCAATTGGGAAGCCCAGGTATTGCAAGTGAACACGGATCTGATGCGTCCGGCCCGTGTACGGTTGGCACTTGACTATGCTCGTTTGTCCATCGTAGCTGATTCTTTTGAACTGCGTCTTAGCGCCCTTGCCCGCTTCGTCTTCCGGGTCGCAAACCATGTTTAGGGCAAGCTTCGGCTCTATAGTCTTCAGTGGCATATCCACAACTATCTCACCTATAGGAAATTCCCCAACAACCCGGGCAACATATTCTTTCTTCACTTCGCGCGCCTTCATCTGATCACCCATCTCATCGGCTCCCTTTGGAGTTTTTGCCAAGAACATTAGGCCACTGGTTAGGCGGTCCAGTCGGTTACATGGATGAACAGTGTATCCAAGCTGTTTTTCAAGTATTTTCGTAATGGAGTTGAAGCGGTAACGCCCGGTGGGATGGGCTGGAATCCCGCTGGGCTTGTCAATCACCAGGATGTCATCATCTTCGTACACCGTCCTAATCGGCCTAGAGGAGACCGGTGGCTCATGACGGTGCAGCTCGTGCGAAATGAGGTCTCCATTACGCAATACGCTATCTAACGTCGATGACTTACCGTTCAGGAGCACACCACCCGAACCGATGACTTTCTCGTAGTAAGGCCTATCGCGGTCCCGAAATTCATCCACAAACACATCAAGCAACTTCCGATCTCTCCAGCGCTCCTTGCAGAAAGTCTTGTATGTGAAGAAATACGGTTTGATCTTGCGCATCGGGCCATCTACCACGACTTCGTATTCCGGATCGACCTGTCTGTGACGGTTTTTGCTCACGTCTTGCACCTTCAACTTGAATCCTGCTTTGTCCCGTAGCTCGCCTGTCCCGAGGTTCTTCTTCCTGAGGCGTTTGGTGATTTTAACCGGCCTCGTAACTGCCGGCGAGCCCTCATCGGCATCGCTGCTCAAGTTCGAAGCGACCTGTCTTTTGCGACTCTCATCCTGCGATGTGTTTTCCATAATCCTAACCAGCCTGGGTTTCAGATGACGTTGCGTCTCCTTAAAAAGAAGGCCAGGAACGCCTTTGAGCATGGTGTTACGAACGTTAAGTAGCAGTTTATAAAGGATTCGCTGAATAGCTAGTGCCGCATGTGTCACTATGAACGAATAGCGCTATACCGTCAAACGGAATAGTGCCAGTAAAACCAAACAGAGGAATATCGTCAATACCACAAGATCGAATATGGTAGGGGCGTAGTATACTCTGGAGAACAACATCAGTAGTATATCTGTGACGTCTCCCACATACATTTCCATGGTGCTCTGTGGGGAAATATTCTGCATAGCCATTGGGACAAATTGTGTATGGCATGAAACGCTGACATCGAGCGTTACGGGTTCGTGATCAGTATAATTCAAAATGGAACGTCTATCAATCGAGGCATACCTATGAACTCTTACCCGCTTGGGGTCATTCTTGTACAAAATCCTGTCGCACCAAGAAGGCTGCCGCGTGTAATCGTAATTTAAATTGTCCTGCAGAAAGATGTACTTGTAGGATGGTGGGAAGTTGATTTTAGCCTCCTCAAAGCCCTCAAATACCGTTCCGGCCGTCCTTTCCCTATTCAGCTCATCGTAGGTGGCCAGTAGGTGATCTATTACAGGTTGATCGGAGTACTGCAGGTCTGTCGGCTGTCTAGGAGAGATACGAAAGTTCAGATCACCAAAAAAGAAGACATGGCCGTCCTGAAAGGAGTCCAGGTGCTTATCAAAGGTACGCATTGTGGTGTGATAGTCCTTGATTCTCTGGGCGAGCTTGTCTGGGCCCTCCTTAGCGGCGAAGTGGGAGGTGATGAAGGTGAACTTTTGGCTGCACCGACTGTTTGAGAGCTGAACCTGGATGGCCGTCGATCCCTTTAGGCTGCTTCCTAACGCGCCAGTGCGCACGTTGCACGTACGTAGGACCTCCACCTTGAGATCTTCCTTGGCAAAAAGCATTAGTCCTACTGCACCTATTGCATTGCACGCAACGAATCTGTAGCTAACCGGAACTTGTCTAGAGGGCCACGCATTTTGGGTAGACTGCTCGGTATCGCCAATAGCTTGGCGCTCCAATGACCCCAAGAGCGAATCTGCTTCGCTGTGCTGAACGTTTCTGTCGACTGGCACTTCGGGCGTATCCTCAACGCCGCTATTCAAGCGTTGAAGGATAACAGGCACCAGACGCCGCAAACACGACTTGGTCTGCAACGGGCACGATGCATCCCAGATCGGGAGCAATTCTTGAAATCCGATGGCGTAGAGGTCATAGTCCACTCCGGCACTGAGTAGTCTTTCAAATATCGCCCGCTGGAGAAGATAGTCATTAGATCCAAGGGGGATTTGCTTCGCGCAGTTCGACGTCGTCAAAGAAATGCGAAAGCAGTCGGCTTCGCTCGAGTGGCACTCCAATCTCTTCATGAGCACTGTGGGTTCGTCGGGTTGAAGGGTAGCTTCAATGGGTGGGCTTTAATGTGGCCATATACAGACCTTATATACAGATTGTACAGCACATCCCATGCAAAATTCAATGATGGCTAAGACGCATCCTCATATTCAAACGGATGAAATTGGTTGGCATAACGACTCAATGAGCCTGATTAAATAAGTAATTACAAATTAGT encodes the following:
- the RPF1 gene encoding rRNA-binding ribosome biosynthesis protein RPF1 (Syntenic homolog of Saccharomyces cerevisiae YHR088W (RPF1)); this translates as MAAEDIRIKNKMKRKQLFAELKDKQNKERHKMRRLRAKEERENPALKEERLEKNVPKTIDSMRVFDESIGQDVEGEQDELQAFFNSGEPPKILLTTNVNARKKAYEFANVLIEVLPNVTFVKRKFGYKLKEIAEFCNNRNYTDLVVINEDKKEVTGLTFIHLPAGPSFYFKLSSYVEVEKIHGHGRPTSHIPELILNNFSTRLGKTVGRLFQSIFPQSPDIEGRQVITLHNQRDYIFFRRHRYIFRNEEKVGLQELGPQFTLKLRRLQRGIKEETEWEYKPEMDKDKKRFHL
- the INP54 gene encoding phosphoinositide 5-phosphatase INP54 (Syntenic homolog of Saccharomyces cerevisiae YOL065C (INP54)), whose translation is MKRLECHSSEADCFRISLTTSNCAKQIPLGSNDYLLQRAIFERLLSAGVDYDLYAIGFQELLPIWDASCPLQTKSCLRRLVPVILQRLNSGVEDTPEVPVDRNVQHSEADSLLGSLERQAIGDTEQSTQNAWPSRQVPVSYRFVACNAIGAVGLMLFAKEDLKVEVLRTCNVRTGALGSSLKGSTAIQVQLSNSRCSQKFTFITSHFAAKEGPDKLAQRIKDYHTTMRTFDKHLDSFQDGHVFFFGDLNFRISPRQPTDLQYSDQPVIDHLLATYDELNRERTAGTVFEGFEEAKINFPPSYKYIFLQDNLNYDYTRQPSWCDRILYKNDPKRVRVHRYASIDRRSILNYTDHEPVTLDVSVSCHTQFVPMAMQNISPQSTMEMYVGDVTDILLMLFSRVYYAPTIFDLVVLTIFLCLVLLALFRLTV
- a CDS encoding AEL092Wp (NOHBY507; No homolog in Saccharomyces cerevisiae; Syntenic homolog of Kluyveromyces lactis KLLA0F21714g): MMDHNSDIDRTRREVLQELIHTEGDYVSMFGLFRESYLKVLAREEEHVVFRSMEGVVKELVRWHRRMEFDLQRIMREHDPNSVETALRVSKLVVAYMARLEALYRSYIYHFRASTRLFAEEAYYGKVMSELMGRLDHGVRTYQRTQFSGLEKRHLWQKDTSYDCLSHLPISRLTNYKLFLEVIGKNVTSPVDKRRIAGYTRKASEIIHQINSDNSTMDPVNAVIQRRLRFPTVEYAPVSAFGQCLLAGCLNAMWVRRRSSYGFAVTAEPLGAFLFKSYLILADICHDWWTVKHCVPMVRCNIHDLTDVISVSDRDSPKLREAISEATSGSNTAPVEGTIIDTGNNPPMALKLEFYFYGQCFELTFAFRHAQEYQVWKQYLETVKELNGPSVSDFEQLTDIGESTMVPRDMVPRTTVASRCPKVNELHNLTNAQRDMLKHSPSDYYGENSIQINVSFSGSQRTQQKYQTLSRNKSDSNSYSAKFDSGRRLHIEALMFDVWSDALVRTPSLEYIMTSYSDTITSVATTRPPSSTRSSWGMFSIRSDNTRATSILEPTNNQDLSSQQNNHNHTQTCNNCSNTTNTTNGNNNKSGTIGRLGTINKLRNYLTVKTYNKQFSENQVA
- the PUS9 gene encoding pseudouridine synthase PUS9 (Syntenic homolog of Saccharomyces cerevisiae YOL066C (RIB2) and YDL036C (PUS9)); amino-acid sequence: MLKGVPGLLFKETQRHLKPRLVRIMENTSQDESRKRQVASNLSSDADEGSPAVTRPVKITKRLRKKNLGTGELRDKAGFKLKVQDVSKNRHRQVDPEYEVVVDGPMRKIKPYFFTYKTFCKERWRDRKLLDVFVDEFRDRDRPYYEKVIGSGGVLLNGKSSTLDSVLRNGDLISHELHRHEPPVSSRPIRTVYEDDDILVIDKPSGIPAHPTGRYRFNSITKILEKQLGYTVHPCNRLDRLTSGLMFLAKTPKGADEMGDQMKAREVKKEYVARVVGEFPIGEIVVDMPLKTIEPKLALNMVCDPEDEAGKGAKTQFKRISYDGQTSIVKCQPYTGRTHQIRVHLQYLGFPIANDPIYSNPHIWGPSLGKECKADYKEVIQKLNEIGKTKSAESWYHSDSQGEVLKGEQCDECGTELYTDPGPNDLDLWLHAYRYESTELDENGAKKWSYSTAFPEWALEQHGDFMRLAIEQAKKCPPAKTSFSVGAVLVNGTEILATGYSRELEGNTHAEQCALQKYFEQHKTDKVPIGTVIYTTMEPCSLRLSGNKPCVERIICQQGNITAVFVGVLEPDNFVKNNTSRALLEQHGIDYILVPGFQEECTEAALKGH